The stretch of DNA GTTTAACATTAGAACTTTCTAATACATTACAAGCTGTCATTGAATTTTTAAAGTGGGAAACCAATCCTAAAAATAAACCTAATTTAATCATGATGATGTATTATCTGAATAAGTTAGGAAGAGTGATCATGCCGGACTTCACATTAGAAATGAAAGAAATCCTGGAAATCGAATCTCATGAGGAAATCCTTCAATTTATTCAGCATAAATATGCATTACAACTCAGACAAGATCATTTCCCAAGATTCAATCTATACAATTTTGTAGAATATTATGTCAATGAGTTTTCTTTTGAGAATAAGGAAACCGATTTTTTACTCAACTTTCTGGAAATGCTTTTCAACTTTACCCAAAATGCAGGAGCAAGTACAAAGGAATTTTTGAAATATTGGGATGAAGAGGCGTCTACCTACACCATTCAGGCTTCGGAAAACATTGATGCTATCCAGATTATGACGATTCACAAAGCAAAAGGGCTGGAATTCCCTATTGTCTTTATTCCAATGATGAATAAAAATCGTGATGCAGAATTTACCAATTGGTTTGAGACCAATAACAACGAGGCTTTAAAGTCTGTTAACATCAACCAGTTCAATAAAAACTTAGAGGCTTACGACAAGGAAATTGAGAAATTCAATAAACAAAATTCTTACAAAAACCTAATTGATAGATTATGCCTGCAATACGTTGCTACAACACGACCTGTAGAGCAACTATATTTTTATCTCCAAAAGCCCAATAAAACATCCAATAATCTTGAACTTTTAGAATTTATCCAAACCAAAAATACAGAACAAGCAGACGAGTTCGATCTGTATGAAGTCCATCCTGAAATGCTAAAAAAGCATTCCAAAGATAAAACCTCATCTTTTAAGACAAAAGATATCCGAAACCTAAAAAACATCAACGAAAAAAGTACTTCCATTAAAATTGCAACTCCTTCTAAAAACTATCAGGTTCGAAATGAGAAAGTAAGAATAGGGCTTTTCGTTCACGAGCTCCTTTCAAAGATCAATACTGAAAAAGACATTAAAAAAATACTCGAAAGTTATGTTCTGGAAGGGCAGATTACGCTTACTGAAAAGAATGAAATTCATGAAACTTTACAACAAATTGTCAATACCTATTCTGAATTTTTTGATGAAAAATGGGAAGTAATCAATGAAAAAGACATTATGATTTCAGAAAAAGGAGAAAGCCGGATTTACAGGCCTGACAGAATTTTAAAGAATGATGAAGGCTATATTATTGTAGATTTCAAAACCGGAGAGGTCTCTGAAAAGAATGACAAACAAATAGAAACATACCGAAAAGTATTGGAAAGTCTGGGAAGAAAGGTATTGAAGACACAACTTATTTATTTGTAATCATAAGCTCAACAACTTTATTTATTTTTTCTTATCTTCAGTCTCTAAACTAATTTTAATATGAATCGTATTGTAAGCTTTATGAGCATTGGAGCCTTGCTACTTGCCAGTTGCAGCTCCCCAAAAAAGACCTCTATGGACAAGACACAAGACACAAAAAATGTTAAGATCGAGTTCACAGGTACGGATAATTTTATGATAAAAAACTCTAAGCTAAAAGTAAGCTTGTACGGAGTTCCAGCTAACATCGCTGATGTTCCGGCTACATTAATTACTGAAAAGGAATTTACTCAGGAAAAGGTTCCCTTCAGTGTTGAACTTCCTTTGCCTGAAAATCCAGAAAGCCTTATAGAACCTAAAGTAGATAAGGGGGCTGCAGTAAAATACTACGTTACTATCAATTGGGATGCTAACGGAAGTGGCGTGGAAGATAAAGGGGATATCGTTATCGATTATGATAAGAAGTTTCCTACCGTTACTATTGATGGAAATTCACAACAGATTTATTTGAAGGAATCAAAATAAATTTGTCAAGGTATATTAATTAAATAAGCGATCTCACTTTTGAGATCGTTTATTTTTTTATTTAGCTACTAGTTCATTAATATGCAGACTATCCCCATTATTAATATAGTAAAACTACTACAAGATATCGTAGAATTACTACATAAAATAGTAGAAACACTACAAAAAATGAAACTTATAGCCAAAAGTTTTTATGGATTTTTAAAGAGGTATATATTTGCTGTACAATCACTGAACATAAAATATTAACGATTAAAATTCATCAATTATGGCAGCAAACTCAAGAGGAATCTTAAAATTCAACGGAAGCGAAGGCCAGAAGCTTTTAAAGCTTAACTACAGCGTATCAAGGTCCACCGACGTTTCAGGGCGGGTAGCTTCAGATCCATCCAACGCAATTATCAAATTAACGATTGAAGCTACAGAAAAATCTGAAATTCTGGAAAGCTTATTGAACGGAAAATACAAACCCACAACAGGAGAAATTACTTTTAACAAATCCCACGAAGAAGGAACACTAATTACTTTAAACTGGGAAAACGGATATGTGATCCAACATCAGGTAAATTTCGATGCAATAGATGACAACAGTATGTTGATCAGCTTTGTGGTAAGCGCAGAGAAAATTAACTATGGTAGTGCAGCCTATGAAGGTGTATGGCCAGGTAAATAAATTCCATTTGCTAAAATTTATTGAAGGTCACCTTTATGGTGATCTTTTTGTTGTTAAGATCATATAAGAAGTAAGAAGACAGCATAAAAAAAACTCCAAAATATGATTACAATATTTTGGAGTTTTTAATTCAGGGTACGTTGATCCTGAATTAGTAATCAGGAAAACCTTAAGCTGTCGTATCTGGAGTAAATACTCTTTGCGACAATTCCTGATCAAAAAGATATAATGCTGATGGATTATCACAAACCATTCTGATTTTAGTAACCAATTGAGATGCACTTGCTTCTTCTTCTACCTGCTCATTAATGAACCATTGTAAGAAAGAAGTTGTAGCAAAGTCTCCTTCATCATTAGCATTTTTTACGATATTAAAAATACTTTTTGTTACTTTTTTTTCGTGTTCCAATGCCTTTTCAAAAATGTCAGTAGCATTTTCGAATTCGTGAGGTGGTTTTGCAATTTCACTGATAATGATCTCTCCTCCTACATCATTTAAATAGTCAAACATTTTATCTGCATGCATTAACTCTTCTTTGCTTTGCACTCTGAAATAGTTAGCTATTCCGTCAAGATCCTTACTTGAAAACCAAGCAGACATTGAAAGATAATATTGTGCAGCATATTGTTCGTGACCTATTTGTTCGTTAATTAATTTTGCAATTTTTTCGCTTACCATAATAAAAAGATTATATTCAAAAATACGGAATTAAACCCCGAATTCAAAAGATTTAATAAAATTTAATACAAAAAGGGCGGAATTACTTCCACCCTCAATACATTAAAAAATCAAAATTACAAACTATTAATTTGCAGCAGGAGCCATAGTATGCATAGGTTTCTTCATCATTTTTTTATCTTTCATCATCGCCTTTCTCTGCTCCATTTTCGCTTGTCTGTCAGCTTGCCACTTAGTATACTGCTCAGGGGTCAGGATATTTTTCATATCTGCATCCATCTGTGCTCTCTTAGCCTTCATCTGCTCCATCTTTGCTTGCCTGTTACCTTTACTCTTTTCAAAGCTAGCCATCATTTCAGCTCTTCTCTTAGCATGAAGATCTTTGATTTGGGCAACCTGCGTCTGATTTAGATTCAAATCCTTCTGCATCTTTTCCAAATGTTCCTGTTCCTTTTGCTGCATCTTCTGTTGCATCTCTGCTCTTGTAGCTTGTTTCTCTTGAGGAGTAGTCTGTTGTGCCATGGCAAAACTTCCCATTCCTATAAATGCTATTGCTAAAACTAATTTTTTCATGTTTTTAAATCTTTAATTAATTGTTATACATCTTTTTGATTATCAATTAAAAACAATGTTAAATACGATCATTCATAAAAAATGTTAAATTATATTATTAAAAACACAATATTAAATCAAAAAAAAAGGACAGGTCATAAAAACCTGCCCTTCACACCACTTAAATATAATATATGAAAATTAATTATTCGCTAATTTTTGTCTGAATCCGGAATTGCTACGGTTTTCATTTCCGTTGTTATTCTGTTGTCTTGGAGCTAAGTTCTCAGTTCTTTGTTGTCTGAATCCACTATTTCCATTATTCCTGAATCCTCCATTATCTTCTCTGCGAGGTGTCACTTCTCTTCGAACATCACGACTCCCGCTATTTCTAAATCCTTCATTTCTGGGTCTTTCCACATTTCCATTACTTCTGAACCCACCATTATTATTTCTTACCCCATTATTATTGTTTTCAGAATTCCTGAAACCACCTTGATTTCTAAATCCATTATTACTTTGACCTCTGTTATCGGAATTTCTGAACCCTGAATAATTTCTGGTAGAAACCACTCTTAAAGTAGGATTATCCTGACGGCGGAATCTGCTTCTGTCTACTCTGTAAATATTGACATTTACACTTCTATAACGAGGCATTACCCTATATCTTGGAACATAGTATGTTCTTCTGTAATTCTGAAAATAAACTATAGGACTCGATCCATGATAATAATTATTCTGGAACACAACAAACACTCTTGGTCCTAGTATTCTTTGCATAGCATAAAACCTGTCATAATACCATCTGTCCGGGTTATATCTATAGAAATTATTCCATGCTGAAAAACTTGA from Chryseobacterium piperi encodes:
- the tssD gene encoding type VI secretion system tube protein TssD, which produces MAANSRGILKFNGSEGQKLLKLNYSVSRSTDVSGRVASDPSNAIIKLTIEATEKSEILESLLNGKYKPTTGEITFNKSHEEGTLITLNWENGYVIQHQVNFDAIDDNSMLISFVVSAEKINYGSAAYEGVWPGK
- a CDS encoding ferritin; translation: MVSEKIAKLINEQIGHEQYAAQYYLSMSAWFSSKDLDGIANYFRVQSKEELMHADKMFDYLNDVGGEIIISEIAKPPHEFENATDIFEKALEHEKKVTKSIFNIVKNANDEGDFATTSFLQWFINEQVEEEASASQLVTKIRMVCDNPSALYLFDQELSQRVFTPDTTA